DNA from Bradyrhizobium japonicum USDA 6:
CCGATCTCGCCGAATTTTCCGCGCAGCGACTGAATCCGCGCCTCCAGGCTTTCGGCGAGCTTGAGCAGCCGCACCTCCTGGCCCTCCTCGCAAGCCATGCGGTATTGCCGGCCGTTGATGGTGACGTTGATGTGGCTCATCCGTCCTCTCCGGTATCGAGCACCGAGCGTATCGTGACGATGGCGGAATCCAGTCGATCGGAGATTTCGCGATTGGTGCGCTCGAGCTTGCGCGCCTTCACCAGCGCGCCGTCGAGCTCATCGGCAAGCCGCGAGCGATCCGCGCCCAGTGCCTGGATTCGCGCCGCGAGCTCGTTCTCGTCGCGATCGGCATCGCGCCGCCGCTCCACCGCGCTTTCGAGCGCGTCGAGCGCCGCCATGAGTCTGCGGGTCGC
Protein-coding regions in this window:
- a CDS encoding DUF4164 domain-containing protein; this translates as MNDRVSNSSAMTESSAVEIEIATRRLMAALDALESAVERRRDADRDENELAARIQALGADRSRLADELDGALVKARKLERTNREISDRLDSAIVTIRSVLDTGEDG